From Hymenobacter sediminicola:
AGGTAATACACCCGCCCCGTGAGTATCTGCTGCTGCTGTGGCGTGAGTCTGACTCGGGTCAGCATCCAATCTAGTGCCAGCTGCAGCTTGCGCACCAGCGCCGTGTTGTCGGAGCGCATAGAGCGGCTGTCGTGGTCGTTCATAGTGAGCGTCACGGCATCTACGATGTATACCCGGTCTTGCTGCATGTTCTCCAGCATGAACATCCAGTCCTCGACGGCGGCATAGCGGCGGTCCTCCTCAAACTGATGGAGACTAGGATTTTCGCGCCGCACACAGATGTTGCAGGCCAGCGCGTTACCTCGAACAAAGAATTCAAGCCCGTACCAACCTTCGGCCAGACGTACCATATCACTGTCAGCACGCACTCCATCCCGGTCAAAGTCATACTTTGTCGCAATGAAGTTGGGCTTCAACTCCTGAATCTTTGCACGCAACGTAGCAAGGTGCGCAGGATGAAACAGGTCGTCGGAGTCCAGAAAGATGACGTATTGGCCTTTGGCACGCGCTAGGCCGTAGTTGCGAGCTGCCCCCCGTTCCCCATTGGCTTTGGGCAGGTAATGTATGCGGGAATCGATTACGCCTGCTACTACCTGCTCTGTGTTGTCAGTACTGCCGTCATCTACCACCAAAACTTCCCACTCGTTAAACTCCTGATTGAGCACAGAACGGAGTGTAGCTTCAATGAAGCTGGCCCGGTTGTAGGTGGGAATAACGATGCTGAAGAAAGGAGTATTCGCCATAAAGTAGTTCAGCTTGTTTAGTCTACAGCTAAATTCCTGCAGATGCGGGTTACTTGGTTAGCGTTCCTCGCCTGTGCGCAGGTTTTACAGGTGCCGAGTTAGAATAGCCACTGCTCCAAAGCCAATCGGCTACCTTTCAATAGCAGTAGTGTAGCGCCTACAATAAGAATAGTCCGCAGTGCGATTCGTATTACAGGCAGCTTTAACAATGAAAGCACCTGCAAATCTATCAGGAACGTAGCCAACAGGCTACCTAGGCCAAACAGCAGTAGCGCCAGATTTAGGTCGTGATAGTACAAACCGATACCCAGACCGATGCCCCGGGCTACGAGCAGGAAAATATTGCTGTATAAGATATAGCGCTGCTTGTTCATCACCGTGTAAATCGGTGATGTAGCCTGCGACATTAGTTTGAACACGTAGTAATATCCCAAATAACCGGTATAGACACCAGCCATTTCCCAACGCGCACCAAATACAAATTTAAAGAGCACATCACCGTACACCGTGATAACACCGAAAGGTATCAATCCCAAATACAATAGCTTGTAATACAAGCTTAACGTAATGGTAGGTAGCCGCTCAGGCTCGTTGTTATAGGTTTCGGTAGCTTTTTGCCAGAAAACCGGCAGGATAGCGCTGCCAATCAGATTGATGGGAATTTCCAGTAGCCCTACCGAAAAGGAGTACAGCCCTACCGGAGTTGAGCCGAAACCTGTTGTTAGCGCAAAAATGGGGAGTTGCGTAGACAGTACGTTTATAAAACTGGCAGGAAGGAAGTAAAACGGAAATTCCCGGTACTCTACCGCTACTTCCTTCACCCGCTGCCACGAAAATGTTTGCCATAGCATGCCCAGTGAATGCCGCAGCGAGCCCGCCACCAGACTTACGGTACTGGTTAGACGGTTGAACATTTCTCCCAGCAATAGGCCTACCACATTACCTCCTACCAGCAGGCCATAGCCGATTGTAAAGCCCCGTCCGGCCAAGGCCGTCGTTACGTCTACAGTAGTACGCTTGACGAACTGCTTCTCACGCATGTACCAGGCACTCATGATGTTATTCAGGTTGAACAACAGCAGAATGACTGGCAAGGTATAGAACCAGTTGCCGAGTGCCTCCACCTTCAGATAGTGTAGGATAGCAGGTCCGCCTACCAGTAGTCCACCAGCCAGCAACAAGCATGTGCCGAAAGAAAGAACTACCGTCAGCTGTACCAAACTGATAAATTTCTCCTGCGTCTTGGGCTGCAGAAAGGCCGCCGTATACGTGAG
This genomic window contains:
- a CDS encoding glycosyltransferase family 2 protein, coding for MANTPFFSIVIPTYNRASFIEATLRSVLNQEFNEWEVLVVDDGSTDNTEQVVAGVIDSRIHYLPKANGERGAARNYGLARAKGQYVIFLDSDDLFHPAHLATLRAKIQELKPNFIATKYDFDRDGVRADSDMVRLAEGWYGLEFFVRGNALACNICVRRENPSLHQFEEDRRYAAVEDWMFMLENMQQDRVYIVDAVTLTMNDHDSRSMRSDNTALVRKLQLALDWMLTRVRLTPQQQQILTGRVYYLCAIHAYADNHRGEALQFARRAAPHLPSKQAAVLLVRCLIGLKAVEWLKIIRA
- a CDS encoding lipopolysaccharide biosynthesis protein — protein: MKQRIQQLIRPLLEPLLRKGSFAQNFAVTLSGSAAVTAIGFLLTPVMSRIYLPAAYGQFAVFNSLASNLSMIATLTYTAAFLQPKTQEKFISLVQLTVVLSFGTCLLLAGGLLVGGPAILHYLKVEALGNWFYTLPVILLLFNLNNIMSAWYMREKQFVKRTTVDVTTALAGRGFTIGYGLLVGGNVVGLLLGEMFNRLTSTVSLVAGSLRHSLGMLWQTFSWQRVKEVAVEYREFPFYFLPASFINVLSTQLPIFALTTGFGSTPVGLYSFSVGLLEIPINLIGSAILPVFWQKATETYNNEPERLPTITLSLYYKLLYLGLIPFGVITVYGDVLFKFVFGARWEMAGVYTGYLGYYYVFKLMSQATSPIYTVMNKQRYILYSNIFLLVARGIGLGIGLYYHDLNLALLLFGLGSLLATFLIDLQVLSLLKLPVIRIALRTILIVGATLLLLKGSRLALEQWLF